GGGACTGACGGGAACGGCAAAACCTATACTCCACATCGCCGTAGAGCAGGCGAATGCTCGACGGCTTGTTGGGTGCGCTCGCGTGGTTCGGTCGGTTCTCGGACCCGCTGGCGTGGCTCTCGGTGCTCGCCTTCGGTGCCGGTGGGTTGCTCTCGTGGCGCGATAGCCGTCTCGCCCGGCCGGTGACGGTCGCCGCATGGGGCGTCTTCGCCGTCTTCTGGCTGTCGGTCTTCCATCACTTCGCGTTCGTCCAGAAGAGCTTCATCGAGGGGATCGGGGTGCTCGTGGCCGTGCCGACGAGTGCGTATGCCGGATTCCTGCTCGCTCGCGGGCGCGACTCGCTGTTCGTGCTCTCGCGGGCAATCGCCGCGATGGGGCTGATCTTCTTTCCGTTCGAGACGATTCCCGCGCTCCAAGAGTTCCTCATCGAGAGTGTGACGAGTCAGACCGCCTTCCTGATGGAACTGATAGGGGCGAACCCCACGATCGTCTCGGGCACGGCGGTTCCCGGGGGGAGCTATCCCGATTACCAGAGCACGTTCTGGTTCGTCGACGGCGGCCACACTATCACCTACACCATCCTCATCGCCTGCACCGGCATCGGCAGCATGGCCATCTTCGGGGGTCTCATCGCGGCGGTTGCGGCCCCGCTCTCCCGGAAACTCCGTGCACTCGCCGTCTCGATTCCGGTGATCTACGCGCTGAACCTCGTTCGCAACGTCTTCATCGGGCTGGGGTTCGGGCTGCAGAAGTTCCACTTCTTTCCCGACCTCGTGATGGGGCTGTTCGGCGCGAGCGATCCCTACAAGGTCTCGTATTTCATCGTCGATCGCGTGCTCGCCCAGAGCCTCTCCGTGCTGGCGCTCGTGGGGGTGACGTGGGTCGTCGTCCGCGAACTGCCCGAGATCATGGTCGTCATCGAGGACGTGCTGTTCATGGCCACGGGTACGGAATACGACCTCCGGGGTGCGCTCGGCGTCGGGGTGCGCGAGGCGCAACGCGCCTCGGATAGCACGAGCGGGCATCGCCCGTGAGTGTGTGCCGACGGCGGCCCCGTGACGAACGACGGCTAAAGTAGTTCTGGCGGCGCGTCGGCGAGCGCTTCGAGCGCCTCGCGTTCGAGGTGATGCAGGTCGCCCGGAAGCACGAGCAGGTGGAGCGGGTCGCCGAACTCACCCTCCGCGAGCGCCGACAGTCGATCGGCGACCACGAGCGGGTCGGGGCTGCCGGCACGGGCGACGACCACTCCCAACCCATCGAATTCCGGCGCGAGTCGCTCGGCAGCGATGTCGGCGCTCATGTACCGATCCTCCGCGGCCTTGATATCGAGATAGCAGAGCGTGTGCAGGCCGCGCTCGCGGTTCGCTTCGATGGTTTCGACGACGCTTTTCGGCACTGGTCGATCCCGGTAGGCGAACGGCACAGTTGTGGCCTTGCCGAAGCGGTAGTTCTGGAGGCCGGTGAGCGAGCCCGCGGCGGCCTGAGCGGTCGTTCCGTGGACTATTCGGGTTTCGATGCCGCGCTCGTGGGCGCGGAGCCTGAGGTCCGTATGTGTCGTCGAAACCATCGGATCGCCGGCGACGAGAAATACCGTTGGACGTGTTTCGGCGCTATCGAGGATCGGGTCCGGGTCCTGCTCGACGCCAGCGCGGTCGCGGACCTCGATGGAGATATCGTGGGAGGTTTCGAGGTCTTCGACCGTGGTTCCCGCCAGTTTGCTGGTGTAAAACTCGGCGAAGACCTGCTCAGCGTCCCGAAGTGCTTCTCGACCCTCGACCGTGATCGAGCGCTCGTCGTAGAGACCGAGGCCAACGAAGGTGAGCATGGCCCGCCTCGGGCGGCGGGCGGATTAAACGACTCGCACCGTCGATCACCGGCGCGAAACGCCACGCTTAGGCCGGCCCGGCGGCGATTGCGGGCATGGAACTGCCGTGCGTCCGCGCCGCGCGCGAGAACGGCGAAACCGTGCGGGCGGCACTCGCCGAGCGCGAACTCGTCGACCGCGGGCACGAAATCACCGTCGTCGACGGGTGGATTTTCATCCCCGTCACCGACAGCGAGGCGGTTCCCGACCAGTACACGATCGTCACGCACGACGCACCGGCACGCGAGACGCAGGTCATGCCCGCCGATATTCTCGGATTCGAGCCGACCTACGAGCGCCTCGGCGACGTCGTGCTCGTCGAC
This window of the Halococcus sediminicola genome carries:
- the dph5 gene encoding diphthine synthase, coding for MLTFVGLGLYDERSITVEGREALRDAEQVFAEFYTSKLAGTTVEDLETSHDISIEVRDRAGVEQDPDPILDSAETRPTVFLVAGDPMVSTTHTDLRLRAHERGIETRIVHGTTAQAAAGSLTGLQNYRFGKATTVPFAYRDRPVPKSVVETIEANRERGLHTLCYLDIKAAEDRYMSADIAAERLAPEFDGLGVVVARAGSPDPLVVADRLSALAEGEFGDPLHLLVLPGDLHHLEREALEALADAPPELL
- the artA gene encoding archaeosortase A; its protein translation is MLDGLLGALAWFGRFSDPLAWLSVLAFGAGGLLSWRDSRLARPVTVAAWGVFAVFWLSVFHHFAFVQKSFIEGIGVLVAVPTSAYAGFLLARGRDSLFVLSRAIAAMGLIFFPFETIPALQEFLIESVTSQTAFLMELIGANPTIVSGTAVPGGSYPDYQSTFWFVDGGHTITYTILIACTGIGSMAIFGGLIAAVAAPLSRKLRALAVSIPVIYALNLVRNVFIGLGFGLQKFHFFPDLVMGLFGASDPYKVSYFIVDRVLAQSLSVLALVGVTWVVVRELPEIMVVIEDVLFMATGTEYDLRGALGVGVREAQRASDSTSGHRP